A window of the bacterium genome harbors these coding sequences:
- a CDS encoding endonuclease domain-containing protein, whose product MRLYNKKELQEHRRALRSNMPHAEAKLWIFIRKKQIEGIRFRRQFSVGSYILDFYSPECRLAIELDGSSHNNEFSQEYDEERTKYLNSANIEVIRFKNEEVFDNIDGVIEQIKTTISNSKDPL is encoded by the coding sequence ATGAGGCTCTACAACAAAAAAGAACTTCAGGAACATCGCCGTGCTTTGCGAAGTAACATGCCCCACGCCGAAGCGAAACTATGGATTTTTATTCGTAAAAAGCAAATCGAAGGGATACGGTTTCGACGCCAATTCAGCGTTGGTTCATATATTTTGGATTTCTATTCACCGGAATGCCGTTTAGCAATAGAACTCGATGGCTCCAGCCACAACAACGAGTTTTCTCAAGAATACGATGAAGAGAGAACAAAATATCTCAACTCGGCTAATATCGAAGTTATCAGATTTAAAAACGAAGAAGTCTTCGACAACATCGATGGAGTAATCGAGCAAATTAAGACGACTAT